TGATTGTGGCCGTGCTGGTGTTTCTGTTTGTCCACCTACTGCCGGGCGATCCGGCGCGCCTGATTGCCGGGCCGGAAGCGGACGCCGAGGTAATTGAACTGGTGCGTCGACAGCTCGGGCTGGATCAGCCGCTGTGGGTGCAGTTCTTGCACTACGTCACCAGCGTGTTGCAGGGGGATTTCGGCGTGTCGATGGCGTCGCGCCGCCCGGTGGTGGAAGAGATTGCCAGCCGCTTTATGCCGACCTTCCTGCTCACCCTTACCAGCATGCTGTGGGCGATGCTGTTTGGGCTGGGCGCGGGTATCGCCGCCGCCGTGTGGCGCAACCGCTGGCCCGATCATCTGGGGATGGCGGTGGCGGTCACGGGGCTTTCGTTCCCGGCCTTTGCGCTGGGGATGCTGCTGATGCAGGTCTTCTCCGTTGAGCTGGGCTGGCTGCCAACCGTCGGCGCTGAGAGCTGGCAACACTATATTCTGCCGTCGCTCACTCTTGGCGCGGCGGTGGCGGCGGTGATGGCGCGCTTCACCCGCGCCTCCTTCGTCGAGGTGCTCAATGAGGACTATATGCGCACCGCGCGGGCAAAAGGGGTCAGCGAAAAGTGGGTGATCCTCAAGCACGGCCTGCGCAATGCCATGATCCCGGTGGTGACGATGATGGGGCTACAGTTTGGCTTCCTGCTCGGCGGATCGATTGTGGTGGAGAAGGTCTTCAACTGGCCGGGGCTTGGTCGTTTGCTGGTCGACTCGGTGGAGATGCGCGACTACCCGGTGATTCAGGCGGAAGTGCTGCTCTTCTCGCTGGAGTTTATTCTTATCAACTTAGTGGTGGATGTTCTCTACGCCGCCCTAAATCCCGCTATCAGGTATAAGTAAGGATGCGATTGTTAAACTGGCGTCGACAGGCGATTTTAAATGCCATGCCCACGGTAAAACCGGGTCATGTGCGCACTCCGTGGCATGAGTTCTGGCGGCGCTTCTGCCGTCAGCCCGTGGCCATGACCGCCGGGCTGTTTGTCCTGCTGCTGATCCTGCTGGCGGTAATTGCGCCGTGGATCGCCCCCTTTGATGCGGAGAACTACTTCGATTATGACCGGCTGAATGAGGGGCCGTCGCTGGTGCACTGGTTTGGCGTCGATTCGCTCGGGCGCGATATCTTTAGCCGTGTGCTGGTGGGCGCGCAGATCTCGCTGGCAGCGGGTGTCTTCGCGGTGCTGATTGGCGCGGCGATCGGCACGGTGCTGGGGCTGCTGGCGGGCTACTACGAAGGGTGGTGGGATCGCATCATTATGCGCATCTGCGATGTACTGTTCGCCTTTCCCGGCATTCTGCTGGCGATTGCCGTCGTTGCGGTAATGGGCAGTGGTATGGCGAATGTGATTATCGCCGTCGCGGTCTTCTCGGTGCCAGCGTTTGCCCGGCTGGTGCGCGGCAATACGCTGGTGTTGAAACAGCAAACCTTTATCGAGTCGGCACGCAGTATCGGTGCCAGCGACGCGGTGATCCTCTTCCACCATATTCTGCCGGGCACGGTCTCATCCATTGTGGTCTATTTCACCATGCGCATTGGCACCTCGATTATCTCAGCGGCCAGCCTCTCGTTCCTTGGCCTCGGCGCGCAGCCACCGACGCCAGAGTGGGGCGCGATGCTCAACGAAGCGCGCGCGGATATGGTCATCGCTCCACATGTGGCGCTCTTCCCGTCGCTGGCGATCTTCGTCACGGTACTGGCGTTTAACCTCTTGGGAGACGGGCTGCGCGACGCGCTGGACCCGAAAATTAAGGGGTGAGGGGGCGGAGTTAATAAAACTAACGCGGGCAACAAAATCGTTGAGATGAGATTCAACGAAATGAAGTAAGGAAAAGGTAATTTAAAGAAGGTCCGCTTTGAGCGAGGAGCGGACCTGTATAGTACGTGTCAGTAGAAGAGCCCGTGCTCGACTGACCTACTTCAACAGCAGTCGTATTCCAAGCAAGGCCATAATCCCTCCGCTTAGTTTATCTATAAACTTACGGTATTTAATGTAAGCCAGGCGTGGCCCGTGAGTTGATAATAAGCATGCAACGACGGCATACCAGAGCACATCAATAACGAATGCCATTGTTGGCAGGATGATGTACATAACAGGCGGAATATTTTTGCTAAGCGCTGCAGAAAAAATACTGGCAAATACCAGTGCCGTATGGGGATTGCTGATTTGCGTAAATACGCCAGTCATAAAAGCTTTTGAGGCGCTTACTTCTGCGGCATCGGTAAAATCATTAGAACGATTTGAAGGACGGCGAAACATTTTCAAAGCCAGCCATAAAAGATAGCATCCGCCTGCAACCTTCAGTCCTGTGTACAGTGATGGGATCAACGTCAGCAGGGTGTGAAGACCCGCTAACGCGATGGCAGCAAAAACAAACGCACCAAAACCCATACCTGCAGCAACAGATAATGCGGCTCGTCTCGAACTGGACATGGCCGTTCGGGCAACAAGAAGAAAGCTCACTCCTGGGCTCATTGCGCCAAACAAGATAGCTACACCAATAGCAGAAAGCGCGATCACATCATTTGTCATTCATCTTCCCCATTATTGATTGATATCAGGCAGCTCCCACATCGCGCTAACCACCCTCGATTAACACCATAACACAAAGCCAACAATGTCCATCTCCGACATAAACCAGACTCTCATGGTACTCACCCTCGGCCTTATCTCCCTGCACGAAGAACGTCCCGCAACATCAGATACAAGTGGGCAAATGCCGGATGGCGCGTAAACGCTTATCCGGCCTACGCGTTCGTTGAGCCATTCGCTGGCAATAAGCACAAAAAACCCGGCGGGCGCCGGGTTTTTTTATCGCTTAAACGCGTGTGCCCCACAGGTCATACTCGTCGGCATTCTCTACTTTCACGCGAACTATATCGCCCGGTTTGACGTTAGTTTCACCGTTCAGGTAGACCGCGCCGTCGATTTCCGGGGCATCGGCCATACTGCGGCCAATCGCGCCTTCCTCATCCACTTCGTCGATCATCACCAGGATTTCGCGACCAATCTTCTCCTGCAGACGCTCAGCGGAGATGCGCTGTTGCAGCTGCATAAAGCGGTTCCAGCGCTCCTCTTTCACCTCTTCCGGCACCTGATCCGCCAGCTCATTGGCGGTGGCACCCTCAACCGGGCTGTATTTGAAGCAGCCGACGCGATCGAGGCGCGCTTCGGTCAGGAAGTCGAGCAGCATCTGGAAATCTTCTTCGGTCTCGCCAGGGAAGCCGACGATAAAGGTGGAGCGCAGCGTCAGTTCCGGGCAGATTTCGCGCCAGCGCTTGATGCGTGCCAGCTGGCGATCGACCGCGCCAGGGCGCTTCATCAGCTTCAGAATGCGCGGGCTGGCGTGCTGCAACGGGATGTCGAGGTAGGGCAGAATTTTGCCTTCCGCCATCAGTGGGATCACGTCATCCACGTGCGGGTAGGGGTAAACGTAGTGCAGACGCGTCCAGACGCCGAGTTTGGCCAGCTGCTCGCAGAGGCCAACCATGCTGGTTTTCACCGGCTCGCCGTTATGGAAGCCCATGCGGTGCTTCACATCAACGCCGTAAGCGGAAGTGTCCTGCGAAATCACCAGCAGCTCTTTAACGCCAGCATCGACCAGGCGTTTCGCTTCGGAGAGCACGTCGCCAATCGGCCGGCTCACCAGATCGCCACGCATCGACGGAATGATGCAGAAAGTGCAGCGGTGGTTACAGCCTTCGGAAATTTTCAGGTAAGCGTAGTGGCGCGGCGTCAGTTTCACGCCCTGTTCCGGCACCAGGCTTAAGAAGGGGTTGTGCTGCGGTTTCGGCACATAGTGATGAACATGGGCGAGAACCTGCTCATAGCTGTGCGGGCCAGTGATCTCCAGCACTTTCGGGTGCACTTCGCGGATTTGATCCTCTTTCGCGCCCAGACAGCCGGTGACAATCACTTTACCGTTTTCATTCAGCGCTTCGCCGATCGCTTCCAGCGACTCCTGCACGGCGCTGTCGATAAAACCACAGGTATTTACGATCACCATATCGGCATCATCGTAACTCGGGACAACATCGTAACCTTCGGTACGCAGCTCCGTAAGGATGCGTTCGGAGTCGACGAGATTTTTTGGGCAGCCAAGAGAGACAAAGCCGATTTTCGGCTGCAGGTTCACATTGCTCATAGTTCAAAAAGTAATCAGTTATAGGATCTTAGGCGAGGGATTGTACAGAGTTCCGGGCGGGATTTATAGAGGTATAAGCAGAGATGAGTAGCTGACTTGCATGGCGTTAATGATTTTTGGAATTACTCATTGTTTGCAGTTCGCGGCAATGTTTTCTCTATTTAATTTTTATTTTCGATAGCCTCATTTATTGTTTCCATTTTTACGCTTAAACCAATAGTTCTAGATAAGAAGAATCTGTCAGGTTTTACATTTTTCATAATGAATATGTTTTTCTTGTTTTTTAAAGGGAAAATAATTGTGTTACATGCCGGTCTCTATAGTAATGGTTTTTGTCTTACTGATCGGAAAATTGAAGGTAATGTATATATTATATATAATGTTTTTTATTTGGATCTTATCAGGGATGACTTTAAATTTTAGCAATATATAAGTTAGATGCGCTACCTATAAAGTTTTCGAGCAACTTGCCGATAAAGGAGAAACCTAGATAAAAAGGAATGGGATATGAAAAGAATTCTACTTTTACCATTACTGTTCTGTTCATCAGTATATGCAGCAGAAGTTGATGTCGGTCAAATTTGTAAAGCCTCAGCGGCTTCGATGTTTGGGCGCGATCACAAAATCATGAAGCTCGACAAAATTGAATCAGGTATCGCCTACGTTCATTATTTTCGACCGCAAGACAATTCGCGTTGGGCGATCAAGTGCAAGCTAATCGGTGATCAGGTAATGTGGGCTTCTGATAATCCGGACAGCTCAGGTCGCTGGCGTGATGATCCTTTAGATAGTGTAGTGAAATATTCTATTGAAGGAAAAAACATAACTATCACAGAGGCCTATGGTGATGGTTCAGCTACTGAAAACAGTTACCCAATAAAGCAGCTCCGATAACCATTAATATAATCACAGTAGTCTTACATTGCTGTGATTATGTGATATTTAATTTCTATAAATAATACTCTGTGCGTGGTTTGCTCATTCCTAAATGGAAGGTTATATGGTTTTTAGTTAGATTGGCCGCCATCATCCACATCGAAAGATATTTTATTTTTACTATCTCCTGAAATTGCAAAGAGTGTATTTTTCTTTATGCACCGTTTAGCCGTTTTGATTTCGTTATTGCAAATATAATCATCTTCGCTTTCGCCGGTTATGAAATTAGCATGAGGTAATTCAACGTAACCCTCGCCAAAATCCATCACTGGAACTCTGAAGAATCCGCTCTGCGGAACTACCTTATATTTTTCTTTAAGATTAGTTTGATTTTCTCTCCACCACTCCAGCCTGGATTTTGCTGTGGTTGGTGGGTTTTTTATAAATACAGTACCATTGAATACAGCCATGATTTGGCTGTTGTTAGAGGACGTATTTGAGCGGAATATAACGAACGTAAGAATAATAATTAGCCCGACGGTTAATATGTATTTGATATTTTTCGGTTCAAGCATCGTTATTATTCCTGGTGGTCACTTACTCTTCAGTTCCGTATCATGTTTATACCTTAACTTGAAAAAAGAGTAACCCAAACACTCAATTATTTAGAATCTCCTGTACCCAGTCATCCCAGCATGCACAGCCAAGGTCTGCGACCACCGCGTTTTCATTGGTCTCCAGCCACCACTTTTTAACGGTGGCATACTCCTCAGAAGTGAGCGCAAAGGGGCGCCAGGTGCCCATCCGGCAATCCTGGTCGCAGGGATCGCAGCCTTGTAAAAAGAACGCATTCAGAAAGGCCTGCGGGGGAAAGTAACCGCTGCCGTCAATGATGCTGAAAATGCCATACTGCACGTGAATATTTGCAGTAAGAATACGTATCGCTTCCGCGCTCTGGTTCATCATTGACCCTTTTACTGCTCCGCGACATCGGTGCGGTCACCGCGCGGGGTCGGGTGAGAGAAGACAATAAACTCAACCGCTGCATCAGAATCATTTCGCGCCTGATGTTTCGCTAATGGCGGGATCTCAATCCCTTGCTGGGCAGCAATGTGCTGCTTTTCACCTTCCAGCTCCATTGTCAGCACGCCGCTGAGCACAAAGAAAAATTGCCGCGAGACGGAGTGATAATGGCGCTGCTCCTGTGTCCCTGCGGGCATTTTCTCATGAATGATCATCATCTCTGGCCGCTTCACCAGGTACCAGCCGTCGCACCCCTCGCCCCAGTTATAGTGCTCGGCATTCTCTTTTGAAATCATTTACTTCTCCTGGTGTATACCTCTTTCCCTACCGTTATACCCATCATCGACGCCCGGCATAAGCTGCCTGAATTAGCGGGCGCACTTTCGCGATCCAATTACGCAGAGGATAACCCCCAGCGTCACCAGTAACATTAGCGGGCTGACACGCTCGTTGAGCAGCAGGGCGGAGAGGGCAAGACCGAAAAAGGGCTGCAACAGCTG
This Kosakonia cowanii JCM 10956 = DSM 18146 DNA region includes the following protein-coding sequences:
- a CDS encoding DUF943 family protein, translating into MLEPKNIKYILTVGLIIILTFVIFRSNTSSNNSQIMAVFNGTVFIKNPPTTAKSRLEWWRENQTNLKEKYKVVPQSGFFRVPVMDFGEGYVELPHANFITGESEDDYICNNEIKTAKRCIKKNTLFAISGDSKNKISFDVDDGGQSN
- a CDS encoding LysE family translocator; protein product: MTNDVIALSAIGVAILFGAMSPGVSFLLVARTAMSSSRRAALSVAAGMGFGAFVFAAIALAGLHTLLTLIPSLYTGLKVAGGCYLLWLALKMFRRPSNRSNDFTDAAEVSASKAFMTGVFTQISNPHTALVFASIFSAALSKNIPPVMYIILPTMAFVIDVLWYAVVACLLSTHGPRLAYIKYRKFIDKLSGGIMALLGIRLLLK
- the gsiD gene encoding glutathione ABC transporter permease GsiD, producing the protein MRLLNWRRQAILNAMPTVKPGHVRTPWHEFWRRFCRQPVAMTAGLFVLLLILLAVIAPWIAPFDAENYFDYDRLNEGPSLVHWFGVDSLGRDIFSRVLVGAQISLAAGVFAVLIGAAIGTVLGLLAGYYEGWWDRIIMRICDVLFAFPGILLAIAVVAVMGSGMANVIIAVAVFSVPAFARLVRGNTLVLKQQTFIESARSIGASDAVILFHHILPGTVSSIVVYFTMRIGTSIISAASLSFLGLGAQPPTPEWGAMLNEARADMVIAPHVALFPSLAIFVTVLAFNLLGDGLRDALDPKIKG
- the rimO gene encoding 30S ribosomal protein S12 methylthiotransferase RimO, whose translation is MSNVNLQPKIGFVSLGCPKNLVDSERILTELRTEGYDVVPSYDDADMVIVNTCGFIDSAVQESLEAIGEALNENGKVIVTGCLGAKEDQIREVHPKVLEITGPHSYEQVLAHVHHYVPKPQHNPFLSLVPEQGVKLTPRHYAYLKISEGCNHRCTFCIIPSMRGDLVSRPIGDVLSEAKRLVDAGVKELLVISQDTSAYGVDVKHRMGFHNGEPVKTSMVGLCEQLAKLGVWTRLHYVYPYPHVDDVIPLMAEGKILPYLDIPLQHASPRILKLMKRPGAVDRQLARIKRWREICPELTLRSTFIVGFPGETEEDFQMLLDFLTEARLDRVGCFKYSPVEGATANELADQVPEEVKEERWNRFMQLQQRISAERLQEKIGREILVMIDEVDEEGAIGRSMADAPEIDGAVYLNGETNVKPGDIVRVKVENADEYDLWGTRV
- the gsiC gene encoding glutathione ABC transporter permease GsiC; translation: MLNYIIKRLLGLIPTLLIVAVLVFLFVHLLPGDPARLIAGPEADAEVIELVRRQLGLDQPLWVQFLHYVTSVLQGDFGVSMASRRPVVEEIASRFMPTFLLTLTSMLWAMLFGLGAGIAAAVWRNRWPDHLGMAVAVTGLSFPAFALGMLLMQVFSVELGWLPTVGAESWQHYILPSLTLGAAVAAVMARFTRASFVEVLNEDYMRTARAKGVSEKWVILKHGLRNAMIPVVTMMGLQFGFLLGGSIVVEKVFNWPGLGRLLVDSVEMRDYPVIQAEVLLFSLEFILINLVVDVLYAALNPAIRYK
- a CDS encoding cupin domain-containing protein; its protein translation is MISKENAEHYNWGEGCDGWYLVKRPEMMIIHEKMPAGTQEQRHYHSVSRQFFFVLSGVLTMELEGEKQHIAAQQGIEIPPLAKHQARNDSDAAVEFIVFSHPTPRGDRTDVAEQ